Proteins from a single region of bacterium:
- a CDS encoding indole-3-glycerol-phosphate synthase, whose product MGSDERASRAGRFKQALLAGDDVAVIAEIKRRSPSRGDLNAELDPAEMAAAYRDGGAACLSVLTNEAMFGGCGDDLAAAAQASGLPVLRKDFITTADDVYESHDMGADALLLIVADLTGAQLAGLHALALSLGMDVLTEVKSESELEIALGAGADIIGVNQREKPKSAAFTMDYQRAARLAPLLPAHVVKVAESGIAVPGGTTMAAVREAGYDAALIGEALVTSGNPVERLQELLA is encoded by the coding sequence ATGGGATCCGATGAGCGGGCCAGCCGGGCCGGACGCTTCAAGCAGGCCCTCTTGGCGGGAGACGACGTAGCCGTCATCGCCGAGATCAAGCGGCGCTCTCCGTCACGGGGCGATCTCAACGCCGAACTCGATCCGGCCGAGATGGCGGCGGCCTATCGCGACGGTGGGGCGGCCTGCCTATCGGTGCTCACCAATGAAGCGATGTTCGGCGGCTGCGGCGACGACCTCGCCGCCGCAGCTCAGGCCTCTGGCTTGCCTGTGTTGCGCAAGGACTTCATCACCACTGCCGACGATGTGTACGAGTCCCACGACATGGGGGCCGATGCGCTGCTGCTGATCGTGGCCGACCTCACCGGTGCTCAACTGGCCGGGCTTCACGCTCTGGCCTTGTCACTGGGCATGGATGTGCTCACCGAGGTGAAGTCGGAGAGCGAGCTAGAGATAGCTCTTGGAGCCGGGGCCGACATCATCGGCGTCAACCAACGGGAGAAGCCCAAGAGCGCGGCGTTCACCATGGACTACCAAAGGGCGGCGCGATTGGCGCCGCTGCTGCCCGCCCATGTGGTGAAAGTCGCCGAGTCGGGCATCGCCGTTCCCGGCGGCACGACAATGGCCGCGGTGCGAGAGGCCGGTTACGATGCCGCCCTCATCGGCGAGGCTTTGGTGACCTCCGGCAACCCGGTGGAGCGGCTCCAAGAGCTGCTGGCCTGA
- a CDS encoding LLM class flavin-dependent oxidoreductase, translating to MTSTPQFSVFMPQMRMDMGTIEGRVRAAEASGFHKIDLMDHLNPPMLPAAPMYDAFVMATAVAAWTERVRIGHMVLCGQFRHPALLAKMIVSLDHFSGGRFDLGIGWGSVPDEMERFGLGDEPPAVRAARLRETLEVVQALLTGEPVNHEGRFFRMENAQQQPTPLNGQIPILIGGAGRKLTMPLVRDFADWWNCPVYGMHELDELIPMTGNARLSVQRAIGLAPSSAAREEVVATAQRRFGDWALVAGTPDEVAEALQADREMGAEQFVLQFSDFAAPETLELFAAEVIPAVT from the coding sequence ATGACCAGCACACCGCAGTTCAGCGTGTTTATGCCTCAAATGCGGATGGACATGGGCACCATCGAGGGGCGGGTGCGGGCGGCGGAGGCCAGTGGGTTTCACAAGATCGACCTCATGGACCACTTGAATCCGCCCATGCTGCCCGCGGCCCCTATGTACGACGCCTTCGTGATGGCGACCGCGGTGGCGGCATGGACCGAGCGGGTGCGGATCGGCCACATGGTGCTGTGCGGTCAGTTTCGCCATCCGGCGCTGTTGGCCAAGATGATCGTGAGCCTGGACCATTTCAGCGGGGGACGCTTCGATCTGGGCATTGGCTGGGGATCGGTGCCTGACGAGATGGAGCGTTTTGGGCTCGGCGATGAGCCGCCCGCGGTTAGGGCTGCTCGTCTGCGGGAGACCTTGGAAGTAGTGCAGGCCCTGCTCACCGGTGAGCCGGTGAACCACGAAGGGCGGTTCTTCAGGATGGAGAACGCCCAGCAACAGCCCACCCCGCTGAACGGCCAAATCCCGATCTTGATCGGCGGGGCGGGCCGCAAGCTCACCATGCCGTTGGTGCGGGATTTCGCCGACTGGTGGAACTGCCCGGTGTATGGAATGCACGAGCTCGACGAATTGATCCCCATGACCGGCAACGCCCGCCTGTCGGTGCAGCGGGCGATTGGCTTGGCCCCGTCGTCGGCAGCCCGCGAAGAAGTGGTGGCCACCGCCCAGCGCCGATTTGGCGATTGGGCCCTCGTGGCGGGAACTCCAGATGAGGTCGCAGAGGCCCTACAAGCCGACCGGGAGATGGGTGCCGAGCAGTTCGTGCTCCAGTTCTCCGACTTCGCGGCCCCCGAGACGCTCGAGCTTTTTGCTGCCGAAGTCATTCCCGCGGTCACCTAG
- a CDS encoding enoyl-CoA hydratase yields MADKAITPEDQRLLIEVSHRIATITLNRPEARNAMTKRMRNNLCAALRSCDADDGVDAIILTGADPVFTGGVDLREVAADGVSEGPGGNKRQAEDPAQACRDTAKPLICAVNGTCVTGGLEIALSCDFILASDQARFADTHAKIGVIAAWGMTALLPRAVGKRMAKEMTATARFVYAEEALRIGLVNHVVPHEELLAHARDLATQIVAAATPATAATMRIYDDTDGMSFAEAKEFEEKAMRNWTVDTDDMQHRGLGKGS; encoded by the coding sequence ATGGCCGACAAAGCCATTACCCCCGAAGACCAGCGCCTGCTCATCGAAGTCAGCCACCGCATTGCCACCATCACTTTGAACCGGCCCGAGGCCCGCAATGCCATGACCAAGCGGATGCGCAACAACTTGTGCGCTGCGCTGCGGTCCTGCGACGCCGACGACGGGGTCGACGCCATCATCTTGACCGGGGCCGACCCGGTGTTCACCGGCGGCGTGGACCTGCGCGAGGTGGCCGCCGATGGGGTCTCGGAAGGCCCCGGCGGGAACAAGCGCCAGGCCGAGGACCCGGCCCAGGCCTGTCGGGACACCGCCAAACCCCTGATCTGCGCGGTGAACGGAACCTGCGTCACCGGAGGCTTGGAGATCGCCCTGAGCTGCGACTTCATCCTGGCCTCCGATCAAGCCCGATTCGCCGACACCCACGCCAAAATCGGGGTCATCGCCGCCTGGGGCATGACCGCGCTATTGCCTCGAGCGGTGGGCAAGCGCATGGCCAAGGAGATGACCGCCACCGCCCGCTTCGTCTATGCCGAAGAAGCCCTGCGCATCGGACTGGTCAACCACGTGGTCCCCCACGAAGAGCTGCTAGCCCATGCTCGGGATCTGGCCACCCAAATCGTGGCCGCCGCCACCCCCGCCACCGCGGCCACCATGCGGATCTACGACGACACCGATGGTATGAGCTTCGCCGAAGCCAAAGAGTTCGAAGAAAAGGCCATGCGCAACTGGACCGTAGACACCGACGATATGCAACATCGCGGCCTGGGCAAAGGATCCTGA
- the aroC gene encoding chorismate synthase gives MSSSTGQLFRVTTFGESHGGGIGAVVDGCPPRLPLDEEMVQHDLDRRRPGQSRLTTLRDEADKVTILSGLFEGRTLGSPIAMLVGNTDAQPNAYEDFKDMYRPSHADYTTEAKYGIRNWQGGGRASARETIGRVAAGAIARQLLATAADIEVLAWVCQVGTITADVDLAAVTLADVEADATRCPSPEHAEAMTEAIEAARRDGNSLGGIVECVARRVPPGLGEPVFDKLDADLAKAALSLPAAKGFEIGSGFAGVTMTGREHNDPFTPGPDGRPRTATNRSGGVQGGISNGEDIVIRVGFKPTATIASTQETVDRDNNPVTLAARGRHDPCVLPRAVPMVEAQVLLVLADHWLRQQAVDVLDCGGS, from the coding sequence ATGAGCAGTTCGACGGGGCAGTTGTTCCGGGTCACGACGTTTGGGGAATCCCATGGCGGCGGCATTGGCGCGGTGGTGGACGGCTGCCCGCCCCGGCTGCCGCTGGACGAGGAGATGGTCCAGCACGACCTTGACCGGAGGCGCCCTGGACAGAGCCGGCTTACCACCTTGCGGGACGAGGCCGACAAAGTGACGATCCTCTCAGGATTGTTCGAGGGCCGCACGCTGGGATCGCCCATCGCCATGCTGGTGGGCAACACCGATGCCCAGCCGAACGCGTACGAAGATTTCAAGGACATGTACCGCCCCTCCCACGCCGACTACACCACCGAGGCCAAATACGGCATTCGCAACTGGCAGGGCGGGGGGCGGGCCAGCGCCCGGGAGACCATCGGCCGAGTGGCGGCCGGTGCCATCGCCCGCCAGCTCTTGGCCACCGCGGCCGACATCGAGGTGCTGGCCTGGGTCTGCCAGGTGGGCACCATCACTGCTGATGTCGACCTCGCGGCGGTGACCTTGGCTGATGTGGAGGCCGACGCCACTCGCTGCCCGTCTCCTGAGCATGCAGAGGCCATGACCGAGGCCATAGAGGCAGCTCGCCGCGACGGAAACTCCCTGGGCGGGATTGTCGAATGCGTGGCCCGAAGGGTGCCCCCCGGCCTGGGCGAACCGGTGTTCGACAAGTTGGATGCCGATTTGGCCAAGGCCGCCTTGTCGCTGCCCGCGGCCAAGGGGTTCGAGATCGGCTCGGGCTTCGCCGGGGTGACCATGACCGGCCGGGAGCATAACGACCCGTTCACCCCTGGTCCCGACGGCCGTCCCCGCACCGCCACCAACCGATCCGGCGGCGTGCAGGGCGGCATCAGCAACGGCGAGGACATAGTGATCCGAGTGGGATTCAAGCCCACCGCCACCATCGCGTCGACCCAGGAGACTGTGGACCGCGACAACAACCCGGTCACCTTGGCCGCCCGGGGCCGCCACGATCCATGCGTGCTGCCCCGAGCGGTGCCGATGGTGGAGGCCCAAGTGCTGCTGGTGCTGGCCGACCACTGGTTGCGCCAGCAAGCCGTGGACGTGTTGGATTGCGGCGGCTCCTAG
- a CDS encoding SDR family oxidoreductase produces MDLGLLGKVALVTGSYRGTGSGIARVLAAEGAEVVVHGFEEGQADWLADELGSPVRAVWGDICTDEGAEAVASQCGPVDVLVNNYGVAVGGTWGDDGTDVWVDAYNRNVLSAVRMTRLMVPAMMERGWGRIVLVSTVGATRPGDRIPGYYAAKGALPAMTVSLARELAGTGVTVNCVSPGAIATSELVEMWTRQAEREGRSTDWDDIERHVTTVQMPTLTGRIATVSDVGELVAFVCSDRARQIHGAHLRIDGGAADVVT; encoded by the coding sequence ATGGACTTGGGTCTTTTGGGCAAGGTCGCTTTGGTCACAGGGAGCTATCGGGGGACGGGGAGTGGGATTGCCCGGGTGTTGGCTGCTGAGGGTGCCGAGGTAGTGGTCCACGGGTTTGAGGAGGGGCAGGCCGACTGGCTGGCTGACGAGCTGGGTTCGCCGGTCCGGGCGGTGTGGGGAGACATCTGCACCGATGAAGGGGCAGAGGCGGTGGCCAGCCAGTGCGGACCTGTCGATGTCTTGGTCAACAACTACGGGGTGGCGGTAGGCGGCACTTGGGGGGACGACGGCACCGATGTATGGGTTGACGCCTACAACCGCAACGTATTGAGCGCGGTGCGGATGACCCGGCTCATGGTTCCCGCCATGATGGAGCGGGGCTGGGGCCGAATTGTGCTGGTGTCCACGGTGGGGGCGACCCGCCCTGGCGACCGCATTCCGGGCTACTACGCGGCCAAAGGGGCCCTGCCCGCCATGACGGTGAGCTTGGCCCGGGAGTTGGCCGGCACTGGAGTGACGGTGAACTGCGTGAGCCCAGGGGCCATCGCCACCTCGGAGTTGGTGGAGATGTGGACCCGCCAGGCGGAGCGGGAGGGCCGCTCCACGGATTGGGACGACATCGAGCGCCATGTCACCACGGTGCAGATGCCCACGCTCACTGGGCGCATCGCCACCGTGTCCGATGTGGGCGAGCTGGTGGCGTTTGTGTGCAGCGATCGGGCTCGTCAGATCCACGGTGCTCATCTGCGGATCGACGGGGGCGCGGCCGACGTCGTCACATAA
- a CDS encoding AMP-binding protein produces the protein MPTLYDVVREFSYTWPDKLAVLTEQDGHRSYQELAAHGGALAHQFQTRFGLGLGDRACIWMQNRPEYIECQLGMQAIGLAGVPINPEWTDPELEFVLNHSRCRLVFAEAERAERAVALAAGIDSVEAVVSVDEPVEGTLLLADLIGESPEGAGLDLPPVDGFVEGNVLYTSGTTTGRPKAVPMSPELFAGGAVPYEEMFGLSHTDRSLVVTPLFHGNAMGGAMSALSRGASVVMPRKFSASRFWSLVDQYRPTYFLTLVPIINILMAQPPGPHERSHSLRVMIPLGCAPIIEQIEERYGVPCMDWYGMTEAGSGTYTRLDEPRRPGSVGKPFEGSVLRIFLPDGSEAPTGETGEICFLRSTIGFNGYIEDQEATEAATSGDWFRTGDLGYVDDDGYLYFVDRQKDIVRRGGENLSTIEVETALRTHPAIGDIAVVARPDPVLGETVAAFIVVADGCDLPAEDDLRTHTEGTLAPYKVPTTIEPIDELPRTGNGKVEKFRLRQRFA, from the coding sequence ATGCCGACCCTGTATGACGTCGTCCGGGAATTCAGCTACACGTGGCCCGACAAGCTGGCCGTGCTCACCGAGCAGGACGGCCATCGTTCCTACCAGGAACTGGCCGCTCACGGTGGGGCGCTGGCTCACCAGTTCCAAACCCGCTTCGGATTGGGTCTAGGCGATCGGGCCTGCATCTGGATGCAGAACCGCCCCGAGTACATCGAATGCCAACTGGGTATGCAGGCCATCGGTTTGGCCGGGGTGCCCATAAACCCTGAGTGGACCGACCCGGAACTGGAATTCGTGCTCAACCACTCCCGGTGTCGATTGGTGTTTGCCGAGGCCGAGCGGGCCGAGCGGGCGGTGGCCCTGGCCGCGGGAATCGACTCGGTGGAGGCGGTGGTGAGCGTGGACGAGCCGGTTGAAGGCACCCTGCTGCTGGCCGACCTGATTGGCGAGTCGCCGGAGGGCGCGGGGCTGGACCTGCCCCCGGTGGACGGGTTCGTGGAGGGCAACGTGCTCTACACCTCGGGCACCACCACCGGGCGGCCCAAGGCGGTGCCGATGAGTCCCGAGCTGTTCGCCGGGGGAGCGGTGCCCTATGAGGAGATGTTCGGCCTGAGCCACACCGACCGCTCGCTGGTGGTGACCCCGCTGTTCCACGGCAACGCCATGGGCGGGGCCATGTCGGCGCTGAGCCGGGGGGCCAGCGTGGTCATGCCTCGCAAGTTCTCGGCGTCGCGCTTCTGGTCGCTGGTCGACCAGTATCGCCCCACCTACTTCCTCACCCTGGTGCCCATCATCAACATCTTGATGGCTCAGCCCCCCGGTCCCCACGAGAGGTCGCACTCGCTGCGGGTGATGATTCCGCTGGGCTGCGCGCCGATCATCGAGCAGATCGAGGAGCGCTATGGGGTGCCGTGCATGGACTGGTACGGCATGACCGAGGCCGGGTCGGGCACCTATACCCGCCTGGACGAGCCCCGCCGCCCCGGCTCGGTGGGCAAGCCGTTCGAGGGGTCGGTGCTGAGGATCTTCCTACCCGATGGGTCAGAAGCTCCGACGGGAGAGACGGGGGAGATCTGCTTTCTTCGGTCCACGATTGGCTTCAACGGCTACATCGAAGACCAGGAGGCCACCGAGGCCGCTACATCAGGCGACTGGTTCCGCACCGGCGACCTGGGCTACGTGGACGACGACGGCTACCTCTACTTCGTGGACCGCCAGAAGGACATCGTGCGCCGGGGCGGTGAGAACTTGTCCACCATCGAGGTGGAAACCGCGCTGCGCACCCACCCCGCAATAGGCGATATCGCCGTGGTGGCCCGCCCCGACCCGGTGCTGGGCGAGACGGTGGCTGCTTTCATCGTGGTGGCCGACGGCTGCGACCTCCCCGCCGAGGACGACCTGCGGACCCACACCGAGGGAACCCTTGCCCCCTACAAAGTGCCCACCACCATCGAGCCCATTGACGAGCTCCCCCGCACCGGCAACGGCAAAGTAGAGAAGTTCCGCCTCCGCCAACGCTTTGCTTGA
- a CDS encoding AMP-binding protein, with the protein MNAAERADAVHFPVGVDPDEVDLLEEVSLPTAWAKRWAAEPSKPTLWDASAGWVSRGDLARRTKAAAGRLYGAGLRKGDRIILSAAASVDLVVAHVAALRLGLIVVPVNGAYQKAELAHIVGDAEPRAAVVDKPEWVRWLAELAPEMTVVSPRLDLDDAAAPSLDQMGSRDPALLGYTSGTTGAPKGAVLTHGNLLAGAESVRIAWRWEPEDRLVLALPLFHMHGLGVGLHGTLLTGASAILLDGFSPDAVLDAAAAHDASLFFGVPTMYTRLAQSERVAKLSQLRLCVAGSAPLSADLHRRLEEAARVRVLERYGMTETIMLVSNPYDTERRAGTVGFPLPGVELQLDPDSGEVLVRGPNVFAGYWRRPEATEAAFDDEGWFQTGDLGEFDEAGYLRLRGRAKELVISGGLNVYPREVEDAIRTHPDVEDVAITGTPHEEWGELVTAWIVPASRKAPKLDDVRTHLDGVCADFKHPRLLHLVEELPRNALGKVQKHLLG; encoded by the coding sequence ATGAACGCGGCGGAACGAGCCGATGCAGTTCACTTTCCTGTTGGGGTTGATCCCGATGAGGTGGACTTGCTGGAAGAAGTCAGTCTGCCGACAGCTTGGGCCAAGCGCTGGGCTGCCGAGCCGTCGAAGCCGACTCTGTGGGATGCCAGTGCCGGTTGGGTTTCGAGGGGTGATCTGGCCCGGCGCACGAAGGCTGCGGCTGGGCGGCTCTACGGAGCAGGGCTGCGCAAGGGCGACCGGATCATCTTGTCGGCGGCGGCTTCGGTCGATCTGGTCGTAGCCCATGTGGCTGCCCTGCGGTTGGGGCTCATCGTGGTGCCGGTGAACGGGGCCTATCAGAAGGCCGAACTGGCCCACATTGTGGGCGACGCCGAGCCTCGGGCTGCGGTTGTGGACAAGCCCGAGTGGGTGCGATGGCTGGCCGAACTAGCCCCGGAGATGACCGTGGTCTCCCCTCGTCTGGACCTCGACGATGCAGCCGCTCCCAGCCTCGACCAGATGGGCAGTCGCGATCCCGCGCTGTTGGGCTACACCTCGGGAACCACCGGGGCGCCCAAGGGGGCGGTGCTAACCCACGGGAATTTGCTGGCCGGGGCCGAGTCGGTCCGCATCGCTTGGCGCTGGGAACCCGAGGATCGCCTGGTGCTGGCCTTGCCCCTGTTTCATATGCACGGCCTGGGCGTCGGGCTGCACGGCACGCTGTTGACCGGTGCGTCGGCGATATTGCTTGACGGATTCTCCCCCGACGCGGTACTAGACGCAGCCGCTGCCCACGACGCCTCCTTGTTCTTCGGGGTGCCCACCATGTACACCCGGCTGGCCCAATCAGAACGAGTGGCAAAGCTGTCCCAGCTGCGGCTGTGTGTGGCCGGCTCTGCTCCTCTGTCCGCTGATCTGCACCGCCGCCTGGAAGAGGCTGCCAGGGTGAGAGTGTTGGAGCGCTACGGCATGACCGAGACCATCATGCTGGTGTCCAACCCCTACGACACCGAGCGCCGAGCGGGCACCGTGGGGTTTCCTCTCCCCGGCGTGGAATTGCAACTCGACCCCGACAGCGGCGAGGTGCTGGTACGGGGTCCCAATGTATTTGCCGGCTACTGGCGCCGCCCTGAGGCCACCGAGGCGGCATTTGACGACGAGGGCTGGTTCCAAACTGGCGACCTGGGCGAATTCGATGAGGCGGGTTACCTACGGTTGCGGGGCCGGGCTAAGGAGTTGGTGATCTCCGGCGGCCTGAACGTCTACCCCCGCGAGGTAGAGGACGCCATACGCACCCACCCCGACGTCGAAGACGTGGCCATCACCGGCACCCCCCACGAGGAATGGGGCGAACTCGTCACCGCCTGGATAGTGCCCGCCTCCAGAAAGGCTCCCAAGCTCGATGACGTGCGAACACACCTAGACGGAGTTTGCGCCGACTTCAAACACCCCCGACTGCTCCACCTAGTCGAGGAGCTTCCCCGCAACGCCTTGGGAAAGGTCCAAAAGCACCTGTTGGGTTAG
- a CDS encoding acyl-CoA synthetase has protein sequence MPLNLATAWEAAAEVVPDADAVVCHPVSRTWRKFEDRAARLAGALEGFGIGAGDNVGLYLYNGNPYSEVTFAAFKARAAPCNVNYRYLAGELQHLLEDADAKAMFFSPELADRVDEVREHLPLLRAAIQVGDPGDPVPDWAVDYEVLIAEHDPAPPIDRSPDDLWILYTGGTTGKPKGVIWPHSSLIGAMAGPFRALTLPLPETIELVKSNIAAIYDSNRVTRQLAASPLMHGTGSIVALATFTQGGAVITMPERSFDADALWRCVERDRATVLTIVGDAFGRPMAEALDAAAVRGEPYDLSSVFMIMSSGVIWSQPAKEALLVHKDMKLVDSLGSSEGTGTGMRISDRKGGSATARFTLGENAAVFDEDGQPVEPGSGQQGMVAVGGPIPIGYYKDPKKTAATFRTIGGRRWSVPGDWATVEADGTITLLGRGSACINSAGEKIYPEEVEEAVKAHPAVADCLVVGVPDPKWGEAVTAVVQMASEATDEEIIADARSRLAAYKLPKSLIRSDAVKRGANGKPDYQWAKKFALESLGVD, from the coding sequence GTGCCCTTGAATCTGGCTACGGCCTGGGAGGCGGCTGCGGAAGTGGTGCCGGATGCCGATGCGGTGGTGTGTCATCCGGTCAGCAGAACGTGGCGGAAGTTTGAGGATCGCGCTGCTCGGCTCGCTGGCGCGCTGGAGGGATTCGGCATAGGCGCGGGCGACAACGTTGGGCTCTACCTCTACAACGGCAACCCCTACAGCGAGGTCACCTTTGCCGCGTTCAAGGCCCGGGCCGCCCCATGCAATGTGAACTATCGCTATCTGGCCGGCGAGTTGCAGCACCTGCTGGAAGATGCCGACGCCAAGGCGATGTTCTTCTCCCCGGAGTTGGCCGATCGGGTGGACGAGGTCCGTGAGCACTTGCCGCTGCTTCGAGCAGCTATTCAAGTGGGCGATCCTGGCGACCCCGTGCCCGACTGGGCGGTGGATTACGAGGTCCTCATCGCCGAGCATGATCCGGCACCTCCCATCGACCGCAGCCCTGACGACCTGTGGATCCTCTACACCGGCGGCACCACCGGCAAACCCAAAGGGGTCATTTGGCCCCACAGCTCGTTGATCGGTGCCATGGCCGGACCGTTTCGGGCGCTGACGCTGCCCCTCCCGGAGACAATCGAGTTGGTGAAGTCCAACATCGCGGCCATCTACGACAGCAACCGAGTCACCCGACAGTTGGCGGCATCACCGCTCATGCACGGAACGGGCAGCATCGTTGCGCTGGCTACATTCACTCAGGGCGGGGCGGTGATCACCATGCCGGAGCGCAGCTTCGACGCCGACGCCTTGTGGCGATGCGTTGAAAGGGACCGGGCGACCGTGCTGACCATCGTGGGTGACGCCTTTGGCCGACCCATGGCCGAAGCCTTGGATGCCGCGGCAGTTCGAGGCGAGCCCTACGACCTGTCGTCGGTGTTCATGATCATGTCCTCCGGGGTGATCTGGAGCCAGCCCGCCAAAGAGGCCTTACTGGTACACAAAGACATGAAGCTGGTGGACTCCCTGGGATCCAGTGAGGGCACCGGCACCGGCATGAGGATCAGCGACCGCAAGGGCGGCTCGGCCACCGCCCGATTCACGTTGGGGGAGAACGCCGCGGTGTTTGACGAGGACGGTCAGCCAGTGGAGCCCGGCTCGGGGCAGCAGGGCATGGTGGCCGTGGGCGGCCCCATCCCCATCGGCTACTACAAGGACCCCAAGAAGACGGCGGCCACATTCCGCACCATCGGCGGGCGGCGCTGGTCGGTGCCCGGCGATTGGGCCACCGTGGAAGCCGACGGCACCATAACCCTGCTGGGCCGGGGTTCGGCGTGCATAAACAGCGCGGGAGAGAAGATCTACCCCGAAGAGGTGGAAGAAGCGGTCAAGGCCCATCCCGCGGTGGCCGACTGCCTGGTGGTAGGGGTGCCCGACCCCAAATGGGGCGAGGCGGTAACCGCAGTGGTGCAGATGGCCAGCGAAGCCACCGACGAGGAGATCATTGCCGATGCCCGCAGCCGTCTGGCCGCCTACAAGCTCCCCAAGTCACTCATTCGCAGCGATGCCGTCAAGCGGGGGGCCAACGGCAAGCCCGACTACCAGTGGGCCAAAAAGTTCGCCCTCGAGTCCTTGGGCGTCGATTGA
- a CDS encoding mycothione reductase, whose protein sequence is MSQSPEQFDLVVVGTGSGNSVLTPDFDDWRVALIERDTFGGTCLNRGCIPSKMFVYAADMAHQSGHTGHLGVDSSLDGVRWPEIVGRVFGRIDPIAQGGEDYRHSLDNVTVFNGDARFVGHKVLEVSGHQLTGDHIVLAAGARPFIPPISGLDDVPCHTSDTVMRLESLPERLVILGGGYIAAELGHVFDAMGVSVSIVNRSDRLLRAEDEDVSAAFTEIVSQRMDCTLGSPITRVSQSGSQVTVHTEARNVIGDVLLLATGRVPNGKQLGVTRSGIELDDAGYVVTDEFLRTGVEGVWALGDICHAAQLKHTANEDTRAVAHNISHPDDLRAPDHSGIPHAVFAYPQVAAVGATEQALRAERRPYLKAVRPYSDTAYGWAMEDTTSFAKVLADPETRRLLGAHIIGPQAPTLIQQLIQGFQFGLTVDEMARGQLYIHPALTEVVEQALLEL, encoded by the coding sequence ATGTCTCAATCACCCGAGCAATTCGACCTGGTGGTGGTGGGCACCGGATCGGGTAATAGCGTGCTGACCCCGGATTTCGACGACTGGCGAGTGGCGCTGATCGAACGGGACACATTCGGCGGAACCTGCCTCAACCGGGGCTGCATACCCTCCAAGATGTTTGTGTACGCCGCCGACATGGCCCACCAGTCCGGCCATACCGGGCACTTGGGGGTGGACAGCTCGCTGGACGGAGTGCGCTGGCCGGAGATCGTGGGCCGGGTGTTCGGGCGCATAGACCCAATCGCCCAGGGCGGGGAGGACTACCGCCACAGCCTCGACAACGTGACCGTGTTCAACGGCGACGCCCGCTTTGTCGGCCACAAAGTGCTGGAGGTGAGCGGGCACCAGCTCACCGGCGACCACATCGTGCTGGCTGCCGGGGCCCGGCCGTTCATCCCCCCGATCTCTGGTCTCGACGATGTGCCCTGCCACACCTCCGACACAGTTATGCGCCTGGAGTCGCTGCCCGAGCGGCTGGTGATCCTGGGCGGGGGCTACATCGCCGCTGAACTGGGTCACGTGTTCGACGCCATGGGGGTGTCGGTGTCCATCGTGAACCGCTCAGACCGGTTGTTGCGGGCCGAAGACGAGGACGTGTCGGCCGCGTTCACCGAAATCGTGTCCCAGCGCATGGACTGCACCCTCGGCTCTCCCATCACCAGGGTGTCCCAGAGTGGGTCGCAGGTCACCGTTCACACAGAGGCTCGGAACGTGATCGGCGATGTGCTGTTGCTGGCCACTGGCCGAGTACCCAACGGCAAGCAGCTCGGCGTGACCCGCTCTGGAATCGAACTGGACGACGCCGGCTATGTGGTGACCGACGAGTTCTTGCGCACCGGTGTTGAGGGGGTGTGGGCGCTGGGCGACATCTGCCATGCGGCCCAGCTCAAGCACACTGCCAACGAGGACACCCGGGCGGTGGCCCACAACATCTCCCATCCCGACGACCTGCGGGCGCCCGATCACTCCGGTATTCCCCACGCGGTGTTCGCCTATCCCCAGGTGGCCGCGGTCGGGGCCACCGAGCAGGCCCTGCGGGCCGAGAGGCGACCTTATCTGAAGGCCGTTCGGCCCTACAGCGACACAGCCTATGGCTGGGCCATGGAGGACACCACCAGCTTCGCCAAAGTGCTGGCCGATCCCGAGACCCGGCGACTGCTGGGCGCCCACATCATCGGCCCCCAAGCCCCCACCCTCATCCAACAGCTCATCCAGGGATTCCAGTTCGGCCTCACCGTGGACGAGATGGCTCGAGGCCAGCTCTACATCCACCCCGCGTTGACCGAGGTGGTGGAACAGGCCCTGTTGGAGCTTTAG